A single uncultured Acetobacterium sp. DNA region contains:
- a CDS encoding EAL domain-containing protein, translated as MKISKSENLASEKKLNIREVIEQKNLVAYFQPIMSVTGKKTLGLEGLIRGIKPGTEQLISPKLLFDTAYEEGLATELDRACRDKVLAAFKRYYDADQDLLLFVNLDTSIIDEVGGSNYLNEQVSQSGINPKNIVIEINESKSLDTFALTQFVTTYKEYGFLIALDDVGAGFSNMDRIAELKPDIVKIDRSIIKSMDFIYHKQEVFKSLVNLTNKIGALIIAEGVETKQEAIQVLKLGGQVIQGYYFSKPKKDFILNDEIIRKTAHVVDEYKELLLSEMDDYNRKCLAYTQTVNCMIKAIAMAKGSEAEFDRQLLECIQASGLVDCAYVLDEAGIQCSETVGAKNIGACEKLVFHSAKIGVDHSIKNFYYNLVKRKQDTYITEPYVSMATGSLCITYSKVFKHLNKKYILCVDFLEKQQNLSVS; from the coding sequence TTGAAAATATCTAAAAGTGAAAATCTTGCTTCAGAGAAAAAACTTAATATCAGGGAAGTCATTGAACAAAAAAATCTAGTGGCTTACTTTCAACCTATAATGTCGGTGACCGGAAAAAAAACCCTTGGTCTGGAAGGCTTAATCCGCGGGATTAAACCGGGCACTGAACAACTGATATCACCAAAACTACTGTTTGACACCGCTTATGAAGAGGGTTTGGCAACTGAGCTTGATCGCGCCTGCCGAGATAAGGTTTTAGCAGCTTTTAAACGTTATTATGATGCCGATCAGGATCTGCTTTTATTTGTCAATCTGGATACCTCCATTATCGATGAAGTTGGGGGATCTAATTATCTGAACGAACAAGTCAGCCAAAGTGGAATAAATCCTAAAAATATTGTCATTGAAATCAATGAATCCAAGTCATTGGATACCTTCGCCCTCACCCAATTTGTAACTACCTATAAAGAATATGGTTTTTTAATTGCTCTGGATGACGTGGGCGCTGGTTTTTCGAATATGGATCGGATTGCCGAACTAAAGCCGGATATCGTTAAAATTGATCGGTCGATTATTAAAAGCATGGATTTTATCTATCATAAGCAGGAAGTTTTTAAGTCTCTTGTTAATTTAACCAATAAGATTGGTGCGTTAATTATTGCCGAAGGCGTCGAAACCAAGCAGGAAGCCATCCAGGTGTTAAAGCTGGGCGGTCAGGTTATTCAGGGTTATTATTTTTCCAAACCGAAGAAGGACTTCATCCTCAATGATGAAATTATTAGAAAAACCGCCCATGTGGTTGATGAATATAAAGAACTTTTACTCAGCGAAATGGACGACTATAATCGAAAATGTTTGGCTTACACGCAAACGGTGAATTGTATGATAAAGGCTATTGCTATGGCTAAAGGGTCTGAGGCTGAATTTGACCGACAGCTACTGGAATGTATCCAGGCTTCAGGATTAGTGGATTGCGCCTATGTCTTGGATGAAGCTGGCATTCAATGCAGTGAAACAGTGGGCGCCAAAAACATTGGTGCCTGCGAAAAACTGGTTTTTCATTCGGCCAAAATCGGTGTGGATCATTCAATTAAAAATTTCTATTATAATTTAGTTAAACGAAAACAAGATACTTACATCACTGAACCCTATGTGTCAATGGCCACTGGCAGCCTGTGCATCACCTATTCAAAAGTTTTTAAACACTTAAATAAAAAATATATCTTATGTGTGGATTTTCTGGAAAAGCAGCAAAACCTATCCGTCAGTTAA
- a CDS encoding ferredoxin, translated as MKAIVDREACIGCGLCESVCPEVFELDGENIAVVIVDVIPQELEDSAIEAQDECPVSAITVE; from the coding sequence ATGAAAGCGATTGTTGATAGAGAAGCGTGTATCGGATGTGGACTGTGTGAATCGGTTTGCCCGGAAGTATTTGAATTAGATGGTGAAAACATAGCAGTTGTCATTGTTGATGTGATTCCTCAGGAATTAGAAGATTCCGCAATCGAAGCACAGGATGAATGCCCGGTGAGCGCAATAACAGTTGAATGA
- a CDS encoding DNA polymerase IV has protein sequence MERVILHSDINSFYANVECLYHPEIRNLPVAVGGNPEKRHGIILAKNQKAKEAGVKTGEALWQARQKCPNLVVMPPNYELYLRFSRLARKIYNRYSNQVEPFGLDESWFDVTNSVKIHGSGEEIAQKVSQDIQNDLGITVSIGVSWNKIFAKFGSDYQKPNAITVITRDNYKKIIWSQEVGDLLYIGRSTKKKLMKYGIYTIGQLAQTSPDFLVLQLGKMGMVLWRFANGLDDSPVKPFNEQYNGNERILKSIGNSITTPRDLKDLKDVKFIIYMLTESVAMRLRETGCYCLTVAIHVRNKELESFTRQMKLSKPSDLTKEIAEAAIVLFENNYDFSSDIRSMGVRVTDLVPDSTPIQLDVFGNEEIRMRQARLDDAVDDLRKRFGNLAVRRAVTIGDQMSCLDPKKEHVIHPIGYF, from the coding sequence ATGGAACGCGTAATTTTACACTCAGATATAAATAGTTTTTATGCCAATGTGGAATGTCTGTATCATCCCGAGATTAGAAATCTGCCAGTAGCGGTTGGCGGAAATCCCGAGAAACGCCATGGGATCATTCTGGCGAAGAATCAGAAAGCCAAGGAAGCAGGTGTCAAAACAGGGGAAGCTTTATGGCAGGCCCGGCAGAAATGTCCCAATCTGGTGGTTATGCCTCCTAATTATGAATTATATTTGCGTTTTTCTCGGTTGGCCAGAAAGATCTACAACCGTTATTCTAATCAGGTGGAGCCATTCGGTTTGGATGAAAGTTGGTTCGATGTTACAAATAGCGTTAAAATTCACGGAAGTGGGGAAGAAATAGCCCAAAAAGTCAGCCAGGATATCCAAAATGATTTGGGGATCACTGTTTCGATCGGTGTTTCCTGGAATAAGATCTTTGCCAAATTTGGTTCAGATTACCAGAAGCCGAATGCTATTACGGTTATTACCCGGGATAATTATAAAAAAATTATCTGGTCGCAGGAAGTTGGCGATCTACTCTATATTGGTCGGTCCACCAAAAAAAAACTGATGAAATATGGGATCTATACCATCGGTCAATTAGCGCAAACATCTCCGGATTTTCTGGTTCTCCAATTAGGAAAAATGGGTATGGTATTATGGCGATTTGCCAATGGCCTGGATGACAGCCCGGTTAAACCTTTTAATGAGCAGTATAATGGAAATGAACGGATCCTTAAGAGCATCGGGAACAGCATCACCACGCCCCGGGATTTAAAAGACCTGAAAGATGTAAAATTTATCATTTATATGCTTACCGAGAGCGTAGCCATGCGATTGAGAGAAACCGGATGCTATTGCCTAACGGTGGCCATCCATGTTAGAAATAAAGAGTTAGAAAGTTTTACCCGGCAAATGAAACTTAGCAAGCCATCGGATCTGACCAAAGAAATAGCGGAAGCCGCCATCGTATTATTTGAGAATAATTATGATTTCAGCTCAGATATCCGATCGATGGGGGTACGGGTGACCGATTTGGTACCGGACTCAACGCCGATTCAACTGGATGTTTTCGGGAATGAAGAAATACGGATGCGACAGGCGAGGCTTGATGATGCCGTTGATGATTTGAGAAAACGCTTTGGTAACTTGGCGGTACGGCGGGCTGTAACCATTGGGGATCAGATGAGTTGTCTGGATCCGAAAAAAGAACACGTTATTCATCCGATTGGATATTTTTAA